Proteins from a single region of Psychrobacter cryohalolentis K5:
- a CDS encoding SulP family inorganic anion transporter, which yields MPSIATRLIPVWLRQYQLSALPTDIIAGIVVGVLVIPQSLGYAVLAGLPPVYGLYAAIVPVAVYAWLGSSNVQAVGPAAVTAIMTASALHPYADKGAEQYVLMAALLALMMGAILWLAGQLKLGWIMQFISRGVSAGFISGAAVLIFISQLKYLTGIPISGDGLIGYLSSMQMYANQLHPLTLVIGISAFALMLLNRYGKKWVWQSWLSASYAKWAERLFPLILLTAAIALSIVLHWTTSGVATIGNVPKGLPSFTAPYLPDFHEALNLLPTAGLMALIAFVSSSSVASTYARLRGELFDANRELTGLGLANVAGSFFQSFPIAGGFSRTAINVDSGAKTPLASLVTVLVMIAALIAFGYLLAPLPYAILGATIMAAIIGLIDIATLKSAWHRDRLDAASFIAAFVGVLIFGLNTGLVIGLMVSFASLIWQSSKPHVAIVGQLAGTGHFRNINRHDVVTFHNLLMLRIDESLFFGNSESVHRHVVQATRQYPEASEIILIMSAVNHIDLTGQEMLISLNQELLNQNKHLSFSFIKGPVMDIIEHTPVITDLSGHVYLSTMDAVNGLKDTH from the coding sequence GCTTGCCTCCGGTCTATGGCTTATACGCGGCTATCGTGCCTGTGGCGGTATATGCGTGGCTCGGCTCTAGTAATGTACAAGCCGTCGGACCTGCTGCTGTGACCGCTATTATGACTGCAAGCGCGCTGCATCCTTATGCGGATAAGGGCGCTGAGCAGTATGTACTGATGGCAGCCCTACTAGCACTCATGATGGGTGCGATTTTGTGGCTGGCAGGACAGCTGAAATTGGGCTGGATTATGCAGTTTATCAGCCGCGGCGTCTCTGCTGGATTTATCAGTGGTGCCGCTGTGCTTATCTTTATAAGCCAGCTTAAATATCTAACTGGTATACCCATTTCAGGCGATGGCTTAATCGGTTATTTATCGAGCATGCAGATGTATGCCAATCAGCTGCATCCGTTGACGCTAGTAATTGGTATCAGCGCCTTTGCACTCATGCTTCTTAATCGCTATGGTAAAAAATGGGTTTGGCAGTCTTGGTTATCCGCCTCTTATGCGAAATGGGCAGAGCGCCTGTTTCCTCTTATACTGCTGACCGCTGCAATCGCTCTCAGTATCGTTTTACATTGGACGACAAGCGGTGTGGCAACGATTGGTAATGTACCGAAAGGACTGCCAAGCTTTACAGCGCCATATCTGCCAGACTTTCATGAAGCGCTCAATTTATTACCGACTGCAGGACTGATGGCGCTGATTGCGTTTGTATCGAGCAGCTCTGTTGCTAGCACTTATGCGCGTTTGCGCGGTGAGCTATTTGATGCCAATCGCGAGCTGACAGGGCTTGGACTGGCTAATGTTGCCGGTAGCTTTTTTCAAAGCTTTCCTATCGCTGGCGGATTTTCGCGTACGGCTATCAATGTCGATTCAGGTGCCAAAACGCCTTTAGCGAGCTTGGTCACAGTGTTAGTTATGATAGCTGCCTTGATAGCATTCGGGTATCTGCTTGCCCCGCTGCCCTATGCAATTTTGGGCGCAACCATCATGGCAGCTATCATAGGTCTTATTGACATAGCGACGCTAAAGTCGGCATGGCACCGCGACCGCTTAGATGCAGCAAGTTTTATCGCCGCGTTTGTCGGCGTATTGATATTTGGGTTAAATACAGGGCTCGTGATTGGACTTATGGTGTCATTTGCTAGCTTGATTTGGCAGTCAAGCAAACCGCATGTCGCTATCGTTGGGCAGCTAGCAGGGACAGGTCATTTTCGTAATATTAATCGTCATGATGTAGTGACCTTTCACAATCTATTGATGCTGCGTATTGATGAGAGCTTGTTTTTTGGTAATAGCGAATCAGTGCATCGTCACGTGGTACAAGCCACGCGTCAATATCCAGAGGCAAGCGAGATTATTCTTATTATGTCGGCCGTTAATCATATCGATTTGACCGGACAAGAGATGCTTATCAGCTTAAACCAAGAGCTATTAAATCAAAATAAGCATTTGAGCTTTAGCTTTATTAAAGGCCCTGTAATGGACATCATTGAGCACACACCGGTGATTACTGATTTATCGGGACACGTTTATTTAAGCACTATGGATGCAGTTAATGGTTTAAAAGACACTCATTAA
- a CDS encoding beta-lactamase hydrolase domain-containing protein: protein MTDDLTIYKQIYPSQCIKIAELGYRSVLNIRPDAEVDSQPNSCDFSSATAKANLNYQHLPFDDERLSMATVEQFAAFYRTMPKPILMFCGTGARAKLLYQSALMQGLI from the coding sequence ATGACCGATGACTTAACTATTTATAAGCAAATTTACCCAAGCCAATGTATCAAAATTGCAGAGCTTGGCTACCGCTCTGTGCTTAATATTCGTCCTGACGCTGAGGTTGATTCGCAGCCTAATAGCTGTGATTTTAGCAGTGCAACGGCGAAAGCCAATTTGAATTATCAGCATTTACCCTTTGATGATGAGCGCTTAAGTATGGCGACTGTGGAGCAGTTTGCTGCTTTTTATCGTACGATGCCAAAACCCATATTGATGTTTTGTGGTACGGGCGCACGTGCCAAACTGTTGTACCAAAGCGCATTGATGCAAGGGCTGATATAA